From Quercus lobata isolate SW786 chromosome 11, ValleyOak3.0 Primary Assembly, whole genome shotgun sequence:
atcaaagtggaAAGGGATCACAAGAGAGTAACCATGTTCCATGATAGCAGGGGTCAAGATTCAACTTAAGGTAAAATTACCTAAACAAGAGCtaacccactctgataccacttgtttatttatttagaccccttaaaacatatTAGTTTAACCTGATGAATTAGCCAAGTatttacttaggttaattatgagatctaggttaaacacatgCAAACATATTACTTGGTGCAGAAAAGTAAAGAATATAGtaatatgatgacctaggaaaaccaatgaaaccaaccgTTTCAAGGTAATAACCtagggagaatttaacctagctatcctcaaggtaaacaaatccactatgatagaatgaaagattacaatagatttaaaccctaaatctaaagctCCTcaagtagaacttactaacacgaccacgtgtagCTCCGACTCCACAGACTCTTCTATCTTGGATTTGCTAAACATAAACTCCTAGTTTGTGACTTTAagatctcactcaaaggtttcagatcaccaTCAATAGTAGATCTTTATGCAACAACTTGCTTCCACCAGTTCTTGATTGTAGATATCGTTTCGAAAGACGCTTGTAGAGTTAGAAGGTTACGCAAACCTCACAGATCTCATAGAAGTAATTCACAAGGCTTCCAAGAGCTTGTAAAACAttattagggttttccttttatactaggcAGTGTTGGATTGAAACCCTAGACGTTTTTTGTGGGCTTTGGGCTTGATTTAAAATTTGCAgaacaagattttcaatcaattgaaCATATGTTCCAATTGGTCGATCTTCATAGTTACTAAACTCCTTTTTCTGCAACTTacatgttcttgaatcttgacttgaaccAACATGAGCAAAGTCTAACACCTAATCTAGACATGTTTCTATCTCGGCTTGCCAACATACATAAATTTGGAaactaaacatttaatcctaaatatttagaacctaacaatactCTTTGGCTTTGTAGTTGCAATAATTTTCCTCTCCTTAGTAATTTGACTTGTAGTTATAGCAAATctcatccctctctctctctctctctctctctctctctctctctctctcattttttttcttgttctctttgtttgtagaaaaaatttgtaatacttcatatatatatatatatatatatatatttaaatcatctttttattagatttaatatcatttaagtttcttagtgaccaccctaaaataaatttctaaagCCACCACTACCTCATCGACATTGTAtgtaatatttctaaaaatttttatatgGGTTTTAGACTCTTTTAGTCCAAAATAATGGAATTTCATTCTcttattctcttaaaaaaagaaatttttgagTGAGTGGCAGTGCTCACGTTTTCCTTTCTCAATATTTTGGCAAAGATCATGTGacattgttcttttcttttcttttttcttcagtaGAAACTGCTCCTAGATTCTGAAAATTTTACCTTTAACACATAATGGAGTATGACAGATGAAGATTGGCCATAGgattaggagagagagagttttatggTTTCCTCATTTATTTGGGTTTGACAGAAATAatgtgaataaattttttttttcttttttgaaacatAATTTTATCGTCATTTGCCACGTGTGAGTCGCGAGTTAGGCAGGTCTCATTCAAGTCGCAAGAGCAGCTTTGACCACACTTTAACCAGGATCATGTACTTTCTACCCTAATACAATTTGCCCGGgaaaaacccattaaaatgagagaaaaaaatacatAGAACTTTGCCACTAAATTAAGGGCCAACAAAAACAAGAACCTTAACATTCTCCACATATTCTATTTTTACTATGGTCACATCCCTAtgctttttttactatttctctgATGAGATGATATTTATGGCGTATGTGTTTTCTTgtcttgtgttttttttggttccttGGATTGTGCAATCACTCCACTTTTGTTGCAGAACAAAGTTAGAGGAACCTATTCCAATCGCATAACACCAAGGTCTAACAAGAATTTCTTAAAGTCAAACAACCTATGTATGCTGCTTCACAAAACGAAACACGGCTTCCATGGTGGAGTCAATAAATACAAGATTGCTTTTACATTCCTCCAACTATGCCTCCTCTAGCTGGgctgaaaatcaaaatttgtgtAATCAATGGTTATGAAATGCTCACAATGATAGACAAACATATAATCTCTCGTTCCCCACTTGAGTATATGCTTCACTGCTACCTAATAAAGTTGTCTTGGTTTTGATTGATATCCATGTCAACTGCGCAAAAAACATAAATCTAGTCAAGTACATAGCAAGTTCTCACTTTGATTGAAGAAGgtagttttatttttagtaaaattgaAGAAGGTAGTTTGTTGATCTatttatacactttttttttagtaaacagtaatCCTTATTAGGacacacacgaaaatagtaatattagtattttaaatcagatttataatacattatttaaCCAGaatacaactacaaaagggcttaacttttgtagttgtagataGTGATTATAAATAACAAACACTAGACACACACAACCAGTGTGAgataaataactttttttttttagtaaagacacgaaaatagtaatattagtgttttaaatcAGATTAATAATACATTATTTAACCAGAATACAACTACaaaaggacttaaattttgtagtTGTAGACAAGGATTATAAACAATAGACACTAGACACACACAACCAGTGTGAgataaatatcatttttttttttagtaaagagtaatacttattagaacacacacgaaaatagtaatattagtgttttaaaccgggtttataatacattaatCTATTTATacacttaatttttatttcataacATAATATTTGTTATTGTAAGTAATTGAATTTTGTAGATGTCTATTactattttaaaagaaattattaaaatgcaCCATTATTCCATTGGAACATGAAATAGTCATTGAAATATTCATTAATATTTATACTTGAATTAAGGATAAGTTTTAGGAATTTAAGAGACATTGGTTTAGTTTCAAATGTGTcaaaaatagtgttttcttctcccttttttggcCTTATAATATGTGGGGAACGAGGATTTGAACCTAGATTCTCTTTGTGAAGAAGATTATGTTAAAGGTAGTTTTACATgagttaaaattaattttaaacctgtttggatggaggggggaaggagggagagtggatgagagtagagtagaattggctaaaaataagctaatttttggctaaatctactctactctgtctccctccccctcaatccaatCGGACCATTAAAGAGAGGGACactaaacaaaatattatagtgGATTTGAAATATAAATTGGGATACTCAAACAAAACTTAGAGTGGaatacattaatttttgttgaGCTCCTAGTAAAGAATGATTTTATTAATCTTGCTATTTAGCAAGGAGTATTGATTATCTCACAATTGTTAGTATATATTGTTCATACACATTATTCATTTTACCttttaaatgtaaatattagtaaaaaaatgtgtacatTGCACGTGAAATTATGAATATTGTATGTATGGAATGTATAATAACTGATGTAAAACAATAGTTTCCATAAgtcaaaaaaaaacaaaaaacaaaaacgaaaaCGAAAACGAAAAACGAAAAATCTACCCATGTTATCTATTATTTTGCAGGACGACGCAAGAACTTGCCAAGATTTCataaattatatcatatttAAACAAACACGTACATCCAACCTGACATTCATTCATAAAAGAACACTGAGCAACAGCCTTTCCAATCCTAGGATTCTTCACAAAAGAATATCCAAGAGAAACAGTTGGACATTGCCCTTGTTATTGCCTTAGACAAAAGAAACCGTTCGCTGCTGCAATGGAAATAGTGAGGTAATCTTTACGAATTCATCGAGCCACATTCCTAGGCCAAATACCATTTCTACTTGTTGACTTCCCTGCAGCACAGAAACCCAATTACAGTTTTTTTTCACCCTGAATTGCATCATGGGTTCTGCTCAATTTCTCGAACAGATTCTTATAGTCACAGTTTTTCTATTGCTATACAGAAACGTTCTAGGCCAAGGAGGGACTCCATCTGTTGATCCTGATGAGAAGAATGCCCTTTATGTTCTCAAGTCTATATTTAACGACTCTATTCTAAATGAAAGCTGGAAGGGTGATCCTTGCGATCTTGCTTACCCTTGGTATGGCATTCAGTGTTCCACTAAGGGTCATATTATTGGAATAGAGTTGAACGATATGGGGCTAAGCTGGAAAGTCGATGTTAATGAATTCATGAACTTCCCTAAGTTGATTATCCTTAGCTTCCAGAACAATTCTCTATGGGGAAATGTAATGAATTTCTCCTTCAATCACAAGATGAAGATTATTAATCTATCAGGCAACAAGTTAGACGGGCCGATTCCAGGTTCGCCTCCAAGTCTTAGTGTCTTGGAGTCATTGCAGCTTTAACCAATCTAGCATACTATTTTTCAATGTCTCAAACAACAGTCTCACTGGTTCAATCCCAAAAACTCAAACTCTCCAATCATTTGGCTCTGATTCATATTCTGGTAATCCTGGGTTGTATGGTCCACCCTTAACGGCTACCAGCCGCTCTATAAATGGCACGGGAGAGCCAACTTCTGGAAATTCTCCCCCAAACTCAAATGGAGATATCTTTAAGAATATCTTTCTTGTTTTCGTTGTTCTCCTTCTAGTAGCTGTGATTTTACTACTAATTCTGTACTGCCAAAAAGCTCAGATGGTAAAAAAGATATTGAACGAAGCAAACAAATTAAGAAGAAGCCGGGGAAGTTGAAAAGATTATAGAGGCAGCAGAGAGGAGCATTGTTGTGGCAGCTGAAGAGAGCAGGAACCTCGTATTCATGGAGGATGAACCGGCTTTTGAAATCCGTGATGTTCTAAGAGCTTCTGCTGAGGGATTGGGCAGTGGCAATGCCacgtatttaaatttttttttatttgttttcctttaaaaaataaaataggaacaccctcaattAAAATCATGGacactctcaaaaaaaatttatgccaaacaaattttgaactaaaatctaaaaaaaataaaaaataaaaaataaaaatcttatgcCAGCCAAATCTAAACATATATAgctttcaaacccaaaaaataataataaataataaataaataaaaaaaattgtaaaaccttaTGATTTTACCGAAcaaatttgtttggattttacagaacaagcccaaaaaaaagcCCAATATCAATCCTAAACAAATACCCAAAGGCCCAACCCCAACGTattcttaaaatataaaaaaaaatttaaaaatttaaaaaaaattaaaaaaaaaaccaatacgAATACGCATCCGCCTCAATCATCAAATGGTAATGCTAAAGCAAAACCTAAAATCAGaaaccctaaataaaaaaacatcatcaaggacAACGCCTTACGCCTCCATCTGAAACCTCATCATCAAGCACATAGGCACGACGCGGCGAAGACGCCTTCGCCTGAAACTTGAGCAACAAAGCTTGGATCGGCATTGGAGATCAAAGATTGGAGATCGGTCCGATCAGATCAGAGCTTGCGACGccgactgagagagagagagctcaatGTATGCGACGCCAATCAGATCAAAGCTTGCGACGCCTCAAGGTATTTTACACTTTACTTCtctgttctctctctttttctctcttaatctTTGAGTTTTGCTGTGGATTGTGGttagagactgagagagagagagagagctctctttctttttgaactgattctctctctttaagtctttataattattcaatttatttgccCCTGATTTTTTTGACTTTATCCGTTGGTGTGTTACTGTGTTGGTTAGTCGGTGTTGGTGAGTTTGGCTTTTagtgtattgtgatttgtgactTGCTATTAAGAAACACCAATTTATTTgcccctgtttttttttttttactttatccgTGGGTGTGTGCACACATAATCACTTGCTGTTAAGAAACACCAATTTatttgcccctttttttttttttttactttatccaTGGGTGTGTGCACACATGATCACTTGCTGTTAAGAAACACCAATTGATTtgcccttgttttttttttttttttttgactttattcGTGGTTGTGTGCACACATGTTCACTTGCTGTTAAGAAACACCAATTTATTtgcccactttttttttttttttttactttatctatGGGTGTGTGCACACATGATCACTTGCTGTTAAGAAATACCAATTTATTTgcccctgtttttttttttttgacttcatCTGTGGGTGTGTGCACACATGAGGTGTGTGCTAGTGTGTGCTAATGCACAGTAGCTTGTTGCTAGATGGCTagtagttagtaaaaaaaaaattaatgaagcaactaaataccaataattaatcatttaattaactaatacattataaaacataaaaaaaattaaattattttaggctaaacaacaattaataatttaataattaatgaaacaacaatacaacaaattatagtttataaaagacaaacaaattaatgaaacaactaaacaacaataattaataattttattaatatttcaaatgaacttataattttattaatgaagcaactaaacaacaaattatagtttataatttattgtttttaagcacaaacttcatgccggccaaatcttgaattttggcCGGTATTTCCCGAAACACCCAAAATAGACCAAAATTAcccgaaattttttcaaaatggaaTAAGAACACCTTAGACaaaattcctggagtcgccactgaTTGGGCAAAGGGATTTTCGGGAATAGTTATAAGGCTAACGTAAGTGGTGGACCAAGCGTTGTGGTGAAGAGGCTAAGGGATTTGAAACCACTAACTAGTGAGGAATTCAAAAAGCAATTGCGAATGATTGGAGATATGAAGCACCCAAATCTGCTTCCCCTCCTTGCCTACTACTACTCCAACGAGGAGAAGTTTTTGTTGTATAACTACGCAGCGAAAGGAAATTTGTTTGATCGCATACGTGGTGAGTTTTGTCTTTGCCTCTTCCTTTGTTTCCTTctggttttttttcccccctgcaagaaacaatttcaaataagaaaagaaagtacaTTTATGGCTTTATAATGGTTGATATTGTCTATTTTGATGGGTGCataataaaagtggtattaGTGACGCTCACaactaagaaaaaataatgttacTTTGATTATATTAGACTATATTAACcgtttgaaaaatatatattgtttacCTAGTTATAATTGGGATAcaattttgaataatcaaaatGAAAGTTTTATATCAATGGACATTGCAAGAGAGAGAGGTGGAGATCGAATTCCATTCAGATGGGATGCGAGATTATCAGTTGCTCGAGCCTTGGAATATCTGCACCTCAACACCAAGAGCCAAAGCATAGTTCCCCATGGCAACTTGAAATCATCGAATACTCTGTTCGATGAAAATGACAAGGTTCTCGTTTCTGACTACGGCCTTGCTTCACTACTTGCACTTCCCATTGCAATTCAACATATGGTATCATACAAATCACCTGAatatagaaacaaaagaaaagtttcaAAACAATCTGATGTTTGGAGTTATGGCTGCCTCCTTTTAGAACTATTTGTAGGGAATTAGCCCAAAATTCCCAAcctatgagaaacaaaaaaaatagagaaaacacatgccaaagaaaaacaatcacacgtataagacaatatttacgtggttcagcaatttgcctacgtccacagaATTGcaggatttcactattatcaaggaaaaattacaaatgcGGCAGTACAATATTTCAGTCtctcaaaaacaacaacaacaacaaaaaccctaatcaccaaaaacGTTTTCTCCATGGACTAAACCTCAAAAAATCttccattaaaaaccacgcaacattATTCGAATTGGGTCGAGTCATCAACCGAATCAAACAtaaactaggctccacaaagcccaacactATTGACAAGAAAGATCTCAGCAAGGACAACTCCACCGGGTGTCAATGGCATCGTGGATCTCAGTAATTGGGTTCATCGTGCTCTCAGGGAAGAATGGACAACTAAAGTATTTGACCTCAAGATATCTATGCAAAGAAACGCAGTTCCAAGGATGCTAAGACTTCTACAAATTGCAATGCAGTGCTGTGATAATACACCAAAGGAGCATCCTGAGATGACACAAGTGGCGAGAGAGGTAGAAAATATTAAGGTTCCTGAATCAAGGGATGAAAATGACGGATTGTTGGATCGGTCATTCGAAGATGGTTCTTTATCAACCTCTGGAACTAGAGAAGAGAAATGATATTGAAGAACTCAAAAATTGCTTCCCCACACCTCCATAAGATTGATTTTAATCAAGAAGAAAGTGAAGTATAGTGTTGAGATGATGCAATCCATGTCAATGATCAAGAGCCTAGCTTtcatgtaataaaataaaatgtgtaATATTTTCGAAAACATTTATGAACCTTGTAAGTCATTTATGAAACTTCTCAAACAATATCATGTGAAATAGGAAATAAACTGGTTAATTTTTCACTGTTTACAGCTTCCAGTatgcttgctttttttttttttttttttttttatggggaaCAAAGGATCATTGCCTCAAGAAATTGAAGTACAACAGgaaagacaaaagaagaaaagagaccTCTAGCTACTAACCTACTAGCGCAAGGACAGCAAACAAAGAAGGATCCTCCCAAACCTAAAAAGCTTTTACACACCAGCCAACTAAAAACTTATATACTATCTTGATGAACTCCCTTTTCAAGAAGACAAAAACTAACAGAAGCAAGAAAAGCCCAAGATCCCAACAAAGCACCGAAAAGTGCTGCCAAATTAAACTGTCTCAAAGACAGAGTCAGCTAGACCAGAGTTGACCAGTTCACAGAGGCACTTAGGTGCCCAGTTGTTCTCTTCCTCTGAAGCTTCATTCACTCTCAAGTGCTTTGCTCCAACCTTCAACATCTGGGCGAGAGTTTGATCAtcgcttacttttccttttgcACGGGCAACTTTTTTCAAACTACCTTTACCTAAAAtctgttttcctttttcattagCTTTGGCCTGAAAAATTACACCAACTTGGACAGCATTGGTTGGATTCTTCTGCACTGGGTtgtctttctcatttttatCTAAAGGGGCTTTAGTACTTGGGCTCCCTTGAGAAATAGAGCCTTTTGGGCTTTGTGAAGTAGGGCTTTTTGGCCCATGGGAGAAAGAGCCTCTATGCTCAATTAAAATATCCTGCCTTAGATGACCACGTGACTTCTCACAGGAACCCAAAACACTCAAATCCTGCCCTGCCGCTTCACTCATCATCTGCTCTATAGATCCACTAAAGACTTGTACGTCACCAACAAGCTGTCCATCCGCACATGTGGTGTTATCGCTTCCCCAGGTATCACCCTTCTCCAAGCTTCTTTTCCCACCCTCAAGACCTGAAGCCTCAAGACATGCCGAAGCAGAACCAGTCCCCGGTCGGGTCTTTTGCTGCACCTCTAACTCATCAGAGACCACTCAGATCGTGTCCTTGCTCGAGTTCCTTTCTTTGGCTGCCACTTTTGCGATCCACCCAGCCCTTAACCAGTCCCCATATTGATGGCAAGCAGTTTGCCAAACATTAGATGTTGGGCAATGTTTTTTATCATGCCCAAGCTTCCCACAGATGAAGCAatgtttttttgtattttatagtATGAGTTAATGCCTGGACTAAGGTTGATATTTCCATGTTACTATACAAATTCCCTAAATACTGTGGAAAACTTTTGCGTAAAATAGCATATATGTTAAAATGATATTGTAATACTATGTAGTACATTAGCGAATAATAAACTATATGTAACATGATATTTATCATATTATGTTTCCTATATTTACTCTTAAATGGATATATATACAACTGAATAAttcttcccaaaaaataaaaacagatacAATTGAACAATGATGTTGCTATTTAGGAATCTATAGTGTAAAATTAGGCCTATTAAATTTTTGggcaattttttttgctgagtaAGAACGATTTTATAAAAAGATAGCAAAAGATGAATTTGGGGGAATTGGCCCATCAGCCTCAGCTTATGGCTTGGAGTCTCAAATACACACAGAATGAGGCCCAATGGGCTAACTTATGGGCAAGGCCGATGAAATCTCTGGCACTGTGGCgcaaaaatgagaaggaaaaaactTTGAAATTACAAAGGCCCTAGTGTCTATATGTGCGCGTTAAGTTATGTACTTGATGTGATGCACATTACGATaatatgatattaaaatttttgatttattttatttttttctaatattatcataatgttaaattacaaaatatatcacatcaccTTCATCTTATCACATTCCTAAACAATGTAATGTTGTATTATTGCATTAAGATtacattaatataatattacaaTAACATAATATTACATTATGGCAAACCAAACGTCCCCTTAATGATCAATTCACATACATGggtaaaattcaatttaaaataacTAGACGAAAGACAAATCCTTACAATTAGATCTAACATTCAATTGCCtatgatattaattttttatatacataaataaatgtatataaaaaaataaaaaataaaaagtcaagcGCTAGCTCCAACTCTAAGATTCCTGCAATTGAATCTGAAACTATAACACATTAAAAATGTGAAACACAACtccataaataaaatagataaaaaataaaatttatttttttatgcaagataaaaattctactctatcctaatctaagtgtatatgtgtgtgaaactccttcctggagacttgaacccaaTCTTTGCCCCCTCATACCCCACGTGCACTTATATATACTTGTACAATGATTATTGCGCCAAAGGTGTGTggtagtaaaaaataaaataaaataaaaattttgaaaaatatgctTCAAATAAAACATGTAGTTggtaaattatataaaaattaaatttaatgcacAAAAGGCAAGTAAGAAAAcattaaaagtttttttgtttgatgtACCAATAATTATGTCTATTGAATGCTTATAGTTAACAAGTAATCATTTATATTAAGAAGTTTTCAGCTCTCTTTGATGAAAATAATATGTATTAACTACAAACCGATGGGtcttaactataaaattataaaataaaatgagtttTATCCTAAAGTATGCATTCAAAACTCTAAAAAGAGTTTGAatctaaatatttttagatttacaaGAAGTCAGATATAGCCACTCAAAATTAGAGTCATTGTACTGCCATTCGTAAACGACATATTCAAGCACAAAATCAGAGAAGGAAAAGATgcgagaaagagaaagaaaatgagtgAAGGCGaagagaaaaacagagagagaattagagaaACTCTGAGAGGAAAACTGATCTATTATTCACTGAATCAATTATAATCTGTTACATGCTACACCTATATATAAAGGATTTACATGAATAAATAGGATCTAGAAGATTCTAGAACCTTCTAACAGTTCTAACTAACTGTAACAGATTTTCCCGCCACTTCTGGAGCTTGAACTGCTTGAGCTTGAACACACTCGTGCCATACCAGAAATGCACATGCCATAACtgactctcaagtctcaaccacACTCAAAACGACCCAGTTTAATTAAGTGACCTGCACGTGTGTGAAACCAACACGTGTTAACTATCTTCCTTCTTGGTCTGCAAGTGCTCTATTTTTCTATCTTTACCAAAATCAATGCCTTTTATGTTCTACTCTGAAGTGATCTAGCCACCCTTTTGCTTTATGATACATTGGGTCGTCTTGATTCAATGGATTATTCATGCACTGTCGAAAACTCCTAAGAATACATATTCCATAGCCTTcgatacttctttttttttcttaggttgCATTTAGatagcttattttttgtcaacttatttcactatttagcttatttttgttactatttatgggcctcactacactttttggtattattcatgagtcttactgtactattttagttaatttttatctttatctacaatactttagtaaaaagttttcgGTTTCAGCAAAATATGCGGATCCCAAACAAACCCTTGGCCTATCTTCACaaccttcaaattttttttttagacaattATGAAATGGTTCTTCAACATTATCAATTTTAGAGTGATGAGAAAGCAAGATTGGAAGTGAAGAAGGATGGAGAAAAAGGCTTAAATCCTTATGccttatatataattaaaagatTTCAAATAAGTATTGTTGAAGAATCATGACTTTCAGAAGTATGAGTAATTTTAAGTTTGGTAAATTCTAGTTTAGGTAATTAATTTTGACTACGGTGATATGGTCACAAAATGATGCATTCTAATTTGTTTTCATGTTAATATCTAGTTtttacaaaaatcaagtatATTTATAAGAGTGCAATtagtattttatgaattttttaaggGATGGCCTAACAATCATAATATATTAGATCAAATCATTCATTTCAAAGGTTGTGAAAGGATCATACGTCACTTTCTTAGATCATGAGAGTTCGGATTGCCCTTGATGCTGCTAGAGATCTTGAATACGTCCATGAGCACACCAAAAGTCATTATGTACGTCGAGATATCAAGACAAACAACATCTTACTTGATAGTACCTCTAGGGCAATAGAATAAATCTATTTgatgatattaaaatatatGAGATTGATAGAAATAAATGCGTTGATTCCAATActcaagaaaggaaaaatgttATACTATACAACATTTTCCCTTAAGAAAGTTTATTGAATTGGACAGATGTTTAGAATTGTTACTTTCGATAATAGTTTctaagtggtttttttttttctttttctttttctttttttttaataagtaacgTTTCTTTGGTAAGGTTGAGCTTTATAAAACGTTATTATGTCATTGATAAGTGATCTTTACCAAAAGTCATTTAAACTAATTGGCAATGGTTTGAACATTTGAAGAGCTACAATTGGAGAAAATAGGGTTTTGCCCCTTTTAGCAAAAATTTCCAGCGTTTTGCCTTCTTTCTCAAattatatagggatatgcccctgtcTTAAAACTcaacattaaaataatcaaGTTCTGCATAAAACTCAATGATCTAATAGTCGAGTTTCTACAAGATTTTTGCTACGCTGGCtggccttttcatttttttaatccataCATAACTCGATtactttaaaatcgagttatatacCCGACTAtgaaattattgaattataaaacaaaatcgATATCAGTAGAATCGAGATATGCTTA
This genomic window contains:
- the LOC115966557 gene encoding LOW QUALITY PROTEIN: probable inactive receptor kinase At2g26730 (The sequence of the model RefSeq protein was modified relative to this genomic sequence to represent the inferred CDS: inserted 2 bases in 1 codon; substituted 1 base at 1 genomic stop codon), which encodes MGSAQFLEQILIVTVFLLLYRNVLGQGGTPSVDPDEKNALYVLKSIFNDSILNESWKGDPCDLAYPWYGIQCSTKGHIIGIELNDMGLSWKVDVNEFMNFPKLIILSFQNNSLWGNVMNFSFNHKMKIINLSGNNFNQSSILFFNVSNNSLTGSIPKTQTLQSFGSDSYSGNPGLYGPPLTATSRSINGTGEPTSGNSPPNSNGDIFKNIFLVFVVLLLVAVILLLILYCQKAQMVKKILNXKQTNXEEAGEVEKIIEAAERSIVVAAEESRNLVFMEDEPAFEIRDVLRASAEGLGSGIFGNSYKANVSGGPSVVVKRLRDLKPLTSEEFKKQLRMIGDMKHPNLLPLLAYYYSNEEKFLLYNYAAKGNLFDRIRGEERGGDRIPFRWDARLSVARALEYLHLNTKSQSIVPHGNLKSSNTLFDENDKVLVSDYGLASLLALPIAIQHMVSYKSPEYRNKRKVSKQSDVWSYGCLLLELFAPQSPTLLTRKISARTTPPGVNGIVDLSNWVHRALREEWTTKVFDLKISMQRNAVPRMLRLLQIAMQCCDNTPKEHPEMTQVAREVENIKVPESRDENDGLLDRSFEDGSLSTSGTREEK